Proteins encoded by one window of Candidatus Scalindua japonica:
- a CDS encoding hybrid sensor histidine kinase/response regulator has translation MSIEKSNILIVDDNEDHQILMKEALMQSVQEANIVFAGTGQECLLLLSKGKYDTVIIDFSLSDMNGLEVLRSMHCKKYNIPVVMVTAFGDENVAVEAMKLGVFDYVVKSEDYLQRLSVIVHRAIQEPKLKKEKEKVENDLRMSELKYKTLIDNMIDVVFTTDKELKIISINLAGQRVFEYSCEAIKGLNFYDLIYEADREKIIDCIKGSFAGNRELLEGFEFRIMTGNGRVKDVQLNANVGYDSSGNVTGFEGVVRDITGRKEFEQKLFQIDKLNALGLQSSGVAHEFNNILGIILGYLEIVKQDLGDVSEKVLDALKVIEKAARDGSEIVDKIQQFSRIKKEHEKEEKLIDLIDVVNDALEFTMPRWKTEAQSKGIEYEIIKNNFTSSKYRTRCNPSELREVIINIVNNSIDAMPNGGKIETSIKTDENNAIITIKDNGIGIKDDIKDKIFDPFFSTKGVKRSGLGMSLSYSIIARHDGEILVDSYVGEGTTILLKIPLFDAEIEQSDAEETRVVDAHNANILVIEDEEVILDMMKILRSQEGIMYLYHRIQVLVSRCMKIIYTILFYGPGNAKAKCSDQGC, from the coding sequence GTGAGTATCGAGAAATCAAACATATTAATTGTTGATGACAATGAGGACCATCAAATACTGATGAAAGAAGCTCTGATGCAATCTGTTCAGGAGGCAAATATTGTGTTTGCAGGTACTGGCCAAGAGTGTCTACTTTTATTGTCAAAAGGAAAATATGATACGGTTATTATTGATTTTAGCCTTTCTGATATGAATGGATTAGAAGTGTTAAGAAGCATGCATTGTAAAAAATATAATATTCCGGTCGTGATGGTAACAGCATTTGGAGATGAAAACGTTGCTGTTGAAGCGATGAAACTTGGTGTTTTTGATTATGTTGTTAAATCGGAAGACTATTTACAGAGATTGTCAGTAATTGTACATAGAGCGATTCAGGAACCAAAGCTGAAAAAAGAAAAAGAAAAGGTTGAAAATGATTTGAGGATGTCTGAATTAAAATACAAGACATTGATTGATAATATGATTGATGTGGTCTTTACAACTGACAAAGAGTTAAAGATTATTTCAATTAATCTTGCCGGCCAGAGAGTTTTTGAATACTCATGCGAAGCAATTAAAGGTTTGAACTTTTACGATTTAATATATGAAGCGGATAGAGAAAAAATTATAGATTGTATCAAAGGGTCTTTTGCCGGTAATAGAGAACTCCTGGAAGGGTTTGAGTTTAGAATAATGACCGGCAATGGTAGAGTAAAAGATGTCCAGCTGAACGCCAATGTTGGTTATGATAGTAGTGGTAATGTAACCGGTTTTGAAGGTGTTGTAAGGGATATTACAGGACGAAAAGAATTTGAGCAGAAGTTGTTTCAAATAGACAAATTGAATGCATTAGGATTACAGTCAAGCGGAGTTGCACATGAATTCAATAATATTCTCGGGATAATACTTGGATACCTGGAAATAGTGAAGCAGGACCTTGGGGACGTTAGCGAAAAGGTTTTGGATGCTCTTAAAGTAATTGAAAAGGCAGCACGCGATGGATCAGAAATTGTTGATAAAATTCAGCAATTCTCCAGGATTAAGAAAGAACATGAAAAAGAAGAGAAGCTTATTGATCTGATAGATGTCGTTAATGATGCATTGGAATTTACCATGCCAAGATGGAAGACCGAAGCTCAATCGAAAGGAATTGAATATGAAATTATTAAAAATAATTTTACCTCGTCAAAGTACCGCACCAGGTGTAATCCTTCAGAATTACGTGAAGTTATTATCAATATAGTTAATAACAGTATTGATGCTATGCCAAATGGAGGTAAGATTGAGACGTCAATAAAAACAGATGAGAATAATGCGATAATTACAATCAAGGATAATGGCATTGGCATAAAGGATGATATTAAAGATAAGATATTTGATCCTTTTTTTTCTACTAAAGGTGTAAAAAGGTCTGGATTGGGTATGAGCTTGTCATACAGCATTATTGCCAGGCATGATGGTGAAATCCTGGTTGATAGTTACGTTGGTGAAGGGACTACGATACTATTAAAAATACCACTGTTTGATGCAGAAATAGAACAATCCGACGCGGAAGAGACCAGGGTTGTTGATGCTCATAATGCAAACATACTTGTTATAGAAGATGAAGAAGTAATATTGGACATGATGAAAATTCTCCGGAGTCAAGAGGGCATAATGTATTTGTATCACAGGATTCAAGTGTTGGTATCGAGATGTATGAAAATCATATATACGATA
- a CDS encoding two-component system sensor histidine kinase NtrB: MNSVINGKKNIQEIALRYLNDGVFVFDKDRKIVLFNPACEQIVGFSAEEIRNNEYNCLDIFSCHSSDGNCLAVCPGLDLFEEKRTKIAREYFIKTKDGKRKRVITNYSIIRDDNSMVEFVVGVMHDITEEREFNEELVRTKTLSTLGQYSNELAHEIKNPLNAINIQMSLLEREIGKHDWDSVEELTEVVKVVKEEINRLNKLAKDCLSFSKSGDLQCTKVDIVQIFEELLSLITPHAELSGVNISLTILSGCPQILVDRDKLKQALLNIILNAVEAMMSGGVILINVSKRTGYFNISIKDSGPGIPDEQSGKIFDLFYSTKSGGTGVGLAITKNIIHAHGGNIRFEKLEKGVEFIIELPLA, translated from the coding sequence ATGAACAGTGTAATTAATGGTAAGAAGAATATTCAGGAAATAGCGTTACGATACCTGAATGACGGTGTGTTTGTTTTTGATAAGGATAGAAAAATAGTACTGTTTAATCCTGCTTGTGAACAAATTGTAGGATTTTCTGCGGAAGAAATCAGAAATAATGAGTACAACTGCTTAGACATATTTAGTTGTCACTCTTCAGACGGGAATTGCCTTGCGGTGTGTCCGGGGCTTGATCTCTTTGAAGAAAAACGTACTAAAATAGCACGCGAATACTTTATCAAGACTAAGGACGGGAAACGCAAACGGGTAATTACCAACTATTCTATAATTAGGGATGATAACAGCATGGTTGAATTTGTGGTTGGTGTAATGCATGATATAACAGAAGAGAGGGAATTTAACGAAGAATTGGTCAGAACGAAGACACTTTCAACTCTTGGACAATATAGCAATGAGTTGGCACATGAGATAAAGAATCCTTTAAATGCTATTAACATACAGATGTCGCTATTAGAAAGGGAGATTGGTAAACATGATTGGGATTCTGTGGAAGAGCTTACTGAAGTAGTTAAAGTGGTTAAGGAAGAGATAAACAGGCTAAATAAATTGGCTAAGGATTGTTTAAGTTTCTCAAAGTCAGGTGATTTACAATGTACAAAGGTGGATATTGTTCAAATATTTGAAGAACTGCTCTCTCTCATAACTCCGCATGCGGAGTTGAGCGGGGTTAATATTTCCTTAACAATACTGAGTGGTTGTCCACAAATTTTAGTGGACAGGGATAAACTCAAGCAGGCGTTATTAAACATTATATTGAATGCGGTTGAGGCAATGATGAGTGGGGGTGTTATATTAATAAATGTTTCAAAGAGAACTGGATATTTTAATATATCTATAAAAGATTCCGGGCCGGGTATTCCGGATGAACAGAGTGGTAAGATTTTTGATCTTTTCTATTCTACAAAGAGCGGTGGTACAGGAGTGGGCCTGGCTATTACAAAAAATATTATTCATGCACATGGTGGTAATATAAGATTTGAAAAACTGGAAAAGGGTGTTGAATTTATAATTGAATTACCTTTAGCTTAA
- a CDS encoding succinate dehydrogenase/fumarate reductase iron-sulfur subunit, translating to MKQANGEKCINLKLKVWRQKTRSSKGRFETFKAEKISKDMSFLEMLDVVNEKIIHSGQAPIAFDHDCREGICGMCGAMVNGRAHGPEKGTTLCQLHMRHFSNNDTVVIEPWRSRAFKVVKDLVVDRSALDKIIQAGGYISVNTGGAPDGNTIPVPQITAEKAMDAAECIGCGACVAACPNASAMLFTGAKISQFALLPQGHPEARKRALAMVKKMDKLGFGNCTNERECEAECPKEISTSNIARMNREFIKSGLFSQ from the coding sequence ATGAAACAGGCAAATGGAGAAAAGTGTATCAATCTTAAATTAAAAGTATGGCGCCAGAAAACACGGAGTTCAAAAGGGAGATTCGAAACATTCAAGGCAGAAAAAATATCTAAAGATATGTCTTTTCTTGAAATGCTTGATGTCGTTAATGAGAAAATAATTCATTCCGGCCAAGCCCCCATCGCTTTTGATCATGATTGCCGGGAAGGCATTTGTGGTATGTGCGGCGCTATGGTAAATGGCCGTGCTCATGGTCCTGAAAAAGGAACAACCCTTTGCCAGTTACATATGCGCCACTTTTCGAACAATGATACTGTTGTTATTGAACCGTGGCGTTCAAGGGCCTTTAAAGTTGTTAAGGATCTTGTTGTAGACAGAAGCGCATTAGATAAGATCATTCAAGCCGGTGGTTATATATCGGTTAATACCGGTGGGGCACCTGATGGAAACACTATACCTGTCCCTCAGATAACAGCGGAGAAAGCGATGGATGCCGCTGAATGTATCGGTTGTGGCGCTTGTGTAGCCGCATGTCCTAACGCGTCTGCTATGCTCTTTACCGGTGCAAAAATTTCTCAGTTTGCCCTGCTCCCTCAGGGACATCCTGAGGCAAGAAAGCGGGCACTTGCAATGGTAAAAAAAATGGACAAACTGGGGTTTGGAAATTGCACGAATGAAAGAGAGTGTGAAGCAGAGTGTCCTAAAGAGATTTCAACGTCAAACATCGCCCGTATGAACCGGGAGTTTATAAAATCAGGTCTCTTCTCACAATAA
- a CDS encoding fumarate reductase/succinate dehydrogenase flavoprotein subunit has protein sequence MKLDSKIPDGPLSEKWDRHRFQLKLVNPANKQKFKIIVVGTGLAGASAAASLAELGYKVKIFCIQDSPRRAHSIAAQGGINAAKNYQNDGDSIWRLFYDTIKGGDFRSREANVYRLAQLSNNIIDQCVAQGVPFARDYGGQLSNRSFGGAQVSRTFYARGQTGQQLLLGAYGALSRQIAAGKITLFTRRDMLDLVVIDGKAKGIIVRNIVNGDLEKYSADAVVLATGGYGNVFYLSTNSMTSNVSAAFASYKKGAFFANPCFTQIHPTCIPVKGTYQSKLTLMSESLRNDGRVWVPKAEGDNRLPELVPESERDYYLEEKYPGFGNLVPRDVASRNAKFQCDIGKGVGETKRAVYLDFKGAIEKHGHNVISRKYGNLFEMYEKITADNPYETPMKIYPAVHYTMGGLWVDYNLMSTIPGLFVLGEANFSDHGSNRLGASALMQGLADGYFIIPYTIGSYLAEVAPGEVNEDHEEFNISSLKVEARIKQILSIEGKRTVDNFHRELGHIVWEYCGMSRNSNSLKKARKLIKKLREEYWENVLVGGSGQDFNQSLERAWRLADFLEFGELMVIDALERQESCGGHFNEDYQTKEHEALRDDKLFCHVSAWEYRGGNRKPKFHKEPLTFENVKLTQRSYK, from the coding sequence ATGAAACTTGATTCAAAAATACCCGATGGTCCGCTATCTGAAAAGTGGGACAGGCACAGGTTTCAGTTAAAACTTGTGAACCCGGCAAATAAGCAAAAATTTAAAATTATTGTTGTGGGAACAGGTCTTGCTGGAGCATCCGCAGCAGCCTCTCTCGCCGAGTTGGGATATAAAGTGAAAATATTCTGTATTCAGGACAGCCCACGTCGTGCTCACAGTATTGCCGCCCAGGGTGGTATAAACGCCGCCAAGAATTATCAGAATGACGGCGACAGCATATGGCGCCTTTTTTATGATACTATCAAAGGAGGTGATTTCCGGTCAAGAGAGGCAAACGTATATCGACTGGCACAGTTGAGTAATAATATTATTGATCAGTGCGTCGCCCAGGGGGTCCCTTTTGCAAGAGATTATGGTGGCCAGCTTTCAAATAGAAGTTTTGGAGGTGCTCAGGTATCAAGGACTTTTTACGCCAGGGGTCAGACCGGACAGCAACTCCTGTTAGGTGCTTATGGAGCGCTGTCACGCCAGATAGCAGCAGGAAAGATCACGCTCTTTACAAGAAGAGATATGCTTGACCTTGTGGTGATAGACGGGAAGGCAAAGGGTATCATAGTTAGAAATATAGTAAATGGTGATCTTGAGAAATATTCAGCTGATGCCGTTGTATTGGCGACAGGTGGTTACGGAAATGTCTTCTATCTGTCAACAAATTCCATGACATCAAACGTTTCAGCAGCCTTTGCGTCATACAAAAAAGGTGCTTTTTTTGCAAATCCATGTTTTACACAGATCCATCCCACATGTATTCCTGTTAAAGGTACATATCAGTCAAAATTGACACTGATGAGTGAAAGCCTCAGAAATGACGGTCGTGTGTGGGTACCCAAAGCTGAGGGAGATAATAGATTGCCGGAACTGGTCCCTGAATCAGAGAGGGATTATTATCTTGAAGAAAAGTACCCCGGCTTTGGAAACCTTGTACCCAGGGATGTGGCATCGAGAAATGCCAAGTTTCAATGTGATATTGGCAAGGGTGTGGGGGAGACCAAGCGCGCAGTGTATCTTGATTTTAAAGGTGCAATAGAGAAGCACGGTCACAATGTTATAAGCAGGAAATATGGTAACCTTTTTGAGATGTATGAAAAGATAACTGCTGATAATCCATATGAGACTCCAATGAAGATATATCCTGCTGTTCATTATACAATGGGGGGGCTTTGGGTGGATTACAACCTGATGAGTACTATACCCGGACTTTTTGTATTGGGAGAGGCAAATTTCTCCGATCATGGTTCAAACCGTCTTGGAGCAAGTGCTTTGATGCAAGGCCTTGCAGACGGATATTTCATTATTCCTTACACTATAGGCAGTTATCTTGCGGAGGTTGCTCCCGGGGAAGTTAATGAAGATCATGAAGAGTTCAATATTTCTTCTCTAAAAGTGGAAGCACGGATAAAGCAAATTCTTTCCATAGAAGGCAAGAGAACAGTAGATAATTTCCATCGTGAACTCGGTCACATTGTCTGGGAATATTGTGGGATGTCAAGGAATAGTAATAGCCTTAAAAAAGCAAGAAAACTTATTAAAAAGCTCCGTGAAGAGTATTGGGAAAATGTCTTAGTTGGAGGTTCTGGACAGGATTTCAACCAGAGTCTTGAAAGGGCCTGGAGGTTAGCAGATTTTCTGGAATTTGGTGAACTCATGGTTATAGACGCGCTTGAAAGGCAAGAGTCCTGTGGAGGACACTTTAATGAAGATTATCAGACAAAGGAGCATGAGGCCCTGCGTGATGATAAGCTTTTCTGTCATGTTTCTGCCTGGGAGTATCGTGGAGGCAACCGTAAACCAAAATTCCACAAAGAACCACTGACTTTTGAGAATGTAAAATTGACACAAAGGAGCTATAAATGA
- a CDS encoding cytochrome c3 family protein codes for MSCECLTDKVVNTIKTVFEQINKRKKLIGVLLIILVAVGIVGGRKFWHYAESSEFCGSCHEMDVHYDSFMSSNHHNEHVHACHTCHIGPGLKGFLHAKLSDGAHDSFEHSRKTYLTSENSGLFITIAEDSVPIVNGNCTRCHTDNPEYTKDPTHMESVAQSKRVGEDGSLKGFFCTDCHIGVVHPSWSADVYKEYAEKKVPPFGIFVENDCYACHRHATPKVVKEWTASPHSKGGVSCIACHGNDHGVIVERGGKVLPNKCGECHESMYNDFAKSKHFNGRIVAEIASTKDVTMRDDCKKCHMLGLNQPWDEGGGGSCEGCHPKHLFSRENASDSKVCKNCHIGGPSHAQLDLGPKSMHGNLFATRRREGKPEIKCQTCHSDPYSHHNFNRNVGMLSID; via the coding sequence ATGAGTTGTGAATGTTTAACGGATAAAGTTGTAAATACCATAAAAACGGTATTTGAGCAGATAAACAAGCGGAAAAAATTAATAGGTGTTCTTTTAATTATATTGGTTGCTGTAGGCATTGTTGGAGGTAGGAAGTTCTGGCATTATGCTGAGTCCAGTGAGTTTTGTGGAAGCTGCCATGAGATGGATGTACATTATGACTCGTTTATGAGTTCAAATCATCATAATGAACATGTGCATGCTTGCCATACATGTCATATTGGTCCGGGTTTAAAGGGCTTTTTACATGCGAAGTTGAGTGATGGTGCTCATGATTCATTTGAACATTCCAGGAAAACTTACCTTACGAGTGAAAATTCAGGTTTATTTATTACAATTGCCGAAGACAGCGTTCCCATTGTGAATGGTAATTGTACTAGATGTCATACCGATAATCCGGAGTATACAAAGGACCCAACTCACATGGAGTCTGTTGCACAATCAAAAAGAGTGGGAGAAGATGGAAGTCTTAAGGGTTTTTTCTGTACTGATTGCCACATAGGTGTTGTTCATCCGAGTTGGAGTGCGGATGTATACAAGGAGTATGCTGAGAAAAAAGTCCCGCCATTTGGTATTTTTGTTGAAAATGACTGCTATGCCTGTCATAGACATGCAACGCCGAAAGTCGTTAAAGAGTGGACGGCTAGTCCGCACTCAAAAGGAGGGGTTTCATGCATTGCGTGCCACGGAAATGATCATGGGGTGATTGTTGAAAGAGGTGGAAAAGTATTGCCAAACAAGTGTGGTGAGTGTCACGAATCTATGTATAATGATTTTGCCAAGAGTAAGCATTTTAACGGGCGCATAGTAGCGGAAATAGCAAGTACTAAGGATGTAACGATGAGAGATGACTGTAAGAAGTGTCACATGCTCGGCCTGAACCAGCCTTGGGATGAAGGAGGAGGGGGTAGTTGTGAAGGCTGTCATCCTAAACATTTATTCTCGCGAGAGAATGCGTCTGACTCGAAAGTGTGTAAAAACTGTCATATTGGTGGACCATCTCACGCACAGCTTGATTTGGGACCAAAATCTATGCATGGTAATCTGTTTGCAACACGCAGGAGAGAAGGTAAACCTGAAATAAAGTGCCAGACATGTCATAGTGATCCATACAGCCACCACAATTTTAATAGAAATGTTGGTATGTTAAGTATTGATTAA
- a CDS encoding SUMF1/EgtB/PvdO family nonheme iron enzyme codes for MKRIIFSIIVLTLCISTLYAQTGEKPADTTKIEESQEQVENNQDTLKPLDKDTIEKIDKYIQTANSLREVQNDYNGALGYYQKAIELDPGRSSLHWYIAGVYWKLDNHTKSLEHLETCRKLMPQVPDELDEVDDFIGKLMEYLNVEEKRNIAKKRVNDRRLIMESSLRANKDRWNEMTLVPSGEFIMGSSDEDFIPEEMPQHAVILDAYYIDRYEVTNAMYWEFLDYIQKTGDHSKCSPSEPINKNHLPGNTFRGYEYKYYNYPDYPVTRIDWYDAYAYAAWAGKRLPTEAEWEKAARGTDGRRFPWGNVWELKFCNVGTDGILPVTVGSFEQGNSVYGCYDMTGSVSEWCNDWYHPEYYYDSPKKNPKGPEKGTGKRIIKGGSLFAQNVYKLRCAVRMFGEPSDRNKSVGFRCAKDAD; via the coding sequence TTGAAGAGGATTATTTTTTCCATTATTGTTTTAACACTATGTATATCAACCCTATACGCACAAACAGGGGAAAAACCGGCTGACACCACTAAAATAGAGGAAAGCCAGGAACAGGTTGAAAACAATCAGGATACCCTAAAACCATTAGATAAAGACACCATAGAAAAGATAGACAAATATATTCAAACTGCTAACTCGCTGCGTGAAGTCCAAAACGACTACAATGGAGCATTGGGTTATTACCAGAAAGCTATAGAGCTTGACCCAGGCAGGTCTTCGCTTCACTGGTATATAGCTGGCGTTTACTGGAAACTGGATAATCATACAAAATCTCTGGAACATCTGGAAACATGCAGGAAGCTGATGCCACAAGTCCCGGATGAGCTGGACGAAGTAGACGACTTTATAGGCAAGCTTATGGAATATCTCAACGTAGAGGAAAAAAGGAATATTGCTAAAAAGAGAGTAAATGATAGAAGGCTGATAATGGAAAGTTCTTTAAGAGCAAACAAAGACAGATGGAATGAGATGACACTTGTGCCATCCGGAGAATTTATTATGGGAAGCAGCGATGAAGACTTTATTCCGGAAGAGATGCCTCAACACGCGGTAATTCTTGACGCATACTATATTGATAGATACGAGGTCACCAACGCAATGTATTGGGAATTCCTCGATTATATACAAAAGACCGGTGACCACAGTAAATGTTCACCTTCAGAACCTATTAATAAGAACCATCTTCCCGGTAATACTTTCAGAGGTTACGAATATAAATACTATAATTATCCCGATTATCCTGTCACCAGGATTGACTGGTATGACGCTTACGCTTATGCCGCCTGGGCCGGTAAACGGCTGCCAACAGAAGCAGAATGGGAAAAGGCCGCAAGGGGTACAGACGGAAGAAGATTTCCCTGGGGCAATGTATGGGAGTTAAAATTCTGTAATGTCGGAACTGATGGTATTTTACCTGTTACAGTTGGAAGCTTTGAACAGGGAAACAGTGTTTATGGCTGCTATGATATGACTGGAAGTGTCTCTGAGTGGTGTAATGACTGGTATCATCCTGAATATTATTACGATAGCCCTAAAAAAAACCCTAAGGGGCCGGAAAAAGGAACTGGTAAAAGAATTATCAAGGGAGGCTCTCTCTTTGCCCAAAACGTCTACAAATTACGCTGTGCGGTAAGAATGTTTGGTGAGCCCAGCGACAGGAACAAAAGTGTCGGATTCAGGTGCGCAAAGGACGCTGATTAA
- a CDS encoding type II toxin-antitoxin system HicB family antitoxin, whose translation MPGCIAHGETHSKALTNLKSAMKLWIRTAKEFGAPVQEPKGHRLAFA comes from the coding sequence TTGCCTGGGTGTATTGCCCATGGAGAAACACACTCAAAAGCCTTGACGAACCTGAAATCGGCAATGAAACTCTGGATAAGAACAGCCAAAGAATTTGGAGCTCCTGTCCAGGAACCTAAAGGCCATAGGCTTGCGTTTGCATAA
- the hflC gene encoding protease modulator HflC yields the protein MNEMKQKAQVYITVAIIAVVAIIIIASSSFYVVDIKSQCVITEFGKPKKVVTEPGLKVKTPFIQKTKYFEKRIIEWDGEPSDILTRDKENIGINTWARWKIVDPLKFYTSIGTEDRGQGVLDEVIGSAVKNIVSSYPLNEMLRNTNRKLEYTTVELEKAEMDKKVHISHGRASLVGEINKMANEGLRDRYGMELVDVRIKHINYIPAVIPKIFDRMRSERIRIANKYESEGRREEAEIMGYMKKELEKIESEGYKIATETRGEADAEAVKIYADAYGKDPDFYSFTKTLETYEKTVDDNTRLYLSTDSDYYKYIDSFMEK from the coding sequence ATGAATGAAATGAAACAAAAGGCGCAAGTATATATAACAGTAGCCATAATCGCGGTAGTTGCAATAATTATCATAGCCAGTAGTTCTTTTTACGTAGTCGACATTAAATCACAGTGTGTGATTACTGAATTTGGTAAACCAAAGAAAGTTGTAACAGAACCCGGGCTAAAGGTAAAAACACCTTTTATACAAAAAACAAAATATTTTGAAAAACGAATCATAGAATGGGATGGTGAGCCGAGTGATATCTTGACAAGAGATAAAGAAAATATTGGCATTAATACCTGGGCTCGTTGGAAGATTGTAGACCCTTTAAAATTTTATACATCAATAGGAACGGAAGATAGAGGCCAGGGAGTTCTTGATGAGGTAATAGGTTCAGCCGTGAAAAATATTGTAAGCTCGTATCCTCTGAATGAGATGCTCAGAAATACTAATCGAAAGCTTGAGTACACGACAGTAGAGTTGGAAAAGGCCGAAATGGATAAGAAGGTCCATATTTCTCATGGCAGGGCAAGCCTTGTTGGAGAAATAAATAAAATGGCAAATGAAGGCTTAAGAGATAGATATGGAATGGAATTGGTTGATGTCAGAATAAAACATATTAATTATATTCCGGCAGTCATACCTAAGATATTTGACAGGATGCGTTCGGAAAGAATAAGGATTGCAAACAAATATGAGTCTGAGGGCAGGAGAGAAGAGGCGGAAATAATGGGGTATATGAAGAAGGAACTGGAGAAGATAGAATCTGAAGGTTATAAAATAGCAACTGAGACGAGAGGTGAAGCAGATGCCGAAGCAGTAAAAATATATGCAGATGCTTACGGAAAAGATCCTGATTTTTACTCTTTTACAAAGACTCTTGAAACGTATGAGAAAACCGTTGACGATAACACCCGTTTGTATTTAAGCACAGATAGTGATTACTATAAGTATATAGATAGTTTTATGGAGAAGTAA
- the hflK gene encoding FtsH protease activity modulator HflK: MNGYGDKPDFKFDKTQFDPFKKYMLPIAFVIGIIILGYSSVFTVKANQEAAMLRFGKYTETVGPGLHFKLPFGIDKVYVGEVKRIYNEEFGYRTVSSGRESMIDYNFRGASDVSLMLTGDRNCAEVHWVVRYKIKNLKEFLFRVRDVKSVIRDVSEAVMRRIVGDMSIDEVLTIGRRKIEEIAETEIETVLDTYGCGIDIQVVNLKGVNPPGEVKDAFDSVNKAVQMRDQITNEAEGKKNKVIPAAMGKQQQAIREAEGYKIKRINEATGDTKAFLAVWKEYEKAKGVTRRRLYLETMEKVIPKCEEIYIIDKDQKGILPILNLGESKVIK; the protein is encoded by the coding sequence ATGAATGGTTACGGTGATAAACCGGATTTCAAGTTTGATAAAACACAGTTTGATCCTTTTAAGAAGTATATGTTACCAATAGCGTTCGTTATAGGTATTATCATACTTGGGTATTCTTCAGTATTTACGGTAAAGGCCAATCAGGAAGCCGCAATGTTAAGGTTCGGTAAGTATACGGAAACTGTCGGGCCGGGATTGCATTTTAAGTTGCCTTTTGGTATTGACAAGGTATATGTTGGAGAGGTGAAACGTATATATAACGAAGAGTTTGGCTATAGAACCGTTAGTTCCGGTAGAGAAAGTATGATTGATTACAACTTCAGGGGTGCAAGCGATGTCTCTCTCATGCTGACCGGAGACAGGAATTGTGCCGAGGTACATTGGGTAGTAAGATACAAGATTAAGAACCTGAAAGAGTTCCTCTTTCGTGTAAGGGATGTCAAGAGTGTCATCAGAGATGTTAGTGAAGCGGTAATGAGAAGGATTGTTGGTGACATGTCTATTGATGAAGTGCTGACTATTGGCAGAAGGAAGATAGAGGAAATTGCGGAGACGGAGATAGAAACAGTACTGGATACTTATGGCTGCGGGATTGATATACAGGTAGTAAACCTGAAGGGTGTTAACCCTCCGGGTGAAGTTAAGGATGCCTTTGATTCTGTTAACAAGGCGGTGCAGATGAGAGATCAGATTACGAATGAAGCAGAAGGAAAGAAGAACAAAGTCATACCGGCTGCAATGGGTAAGCAGCAGCAGGCGATTAGAGAGGCGGAAGGGTATAAGATAAAGAGAATCAACGAGGCGACTGGAGATACAAAGGCGTTTCTTGCCGTATGGAAAGAGTATGAGAAGGCAAAGGGTGTTACCAGAAGGAGGCTTTACCTGGAAACAATGGAAAAGGTGATACCAAAATGTGAAGAAATATACATAATTGACAAAGATCAGAAAGGGATTTTGCCGATACTCAATCTGGGAGAAAGTAAGGTGATTAAATGA